The DNA segment GATTGCGTTTGCGTCGGAGCGCGACGGCAGCGGGAATCTATATGTGATGGATGCGGATGGGAGCAATGTGCGCCACTTGACGAAAGATACCGACTGGGTCGAGTCCCCCGCCTGGCGGCCTGACAGAGATAGAGTGGTTGTTGCTGTAGCCAAAGCCCCGACGCCGGCGCCCACCCCTACTGCGCCGAAACCCAACCCGACTTTTGACTGCACAACCTATACCACAGCCGATGGGTTGGTTGGCGATTACATTGAAGCCATCACTGTGGCCCCCGATGGCGTGGTGTGGTTTGGAACCCGTGAAGGCGCCTCTCGATTCGATGGCGAGACCTGGACTACTTTTACGTATGAGGATGGACTACTAAATTATGACGGATCCCTAAAGATACCAGGCATTGAGTCTGTACCCGTGTACATCAGTTCCGTCGCCGTGGCGACTGATGGCGCAGTGTGGTTCGGCGGGCACGGAGCTTCCCGCTTTGACGGCCAGACCTGGGTTACTTACGATACCATTGATCGGCGAACTTTGAGCGTTGAATCCATCGCCGTAGCGCCTGACGGTGTGTTGTGGTTCGGTGGGTTTGGCGTCTTTCGCTTTGACGGCGAGACCTGGACTTCTTACACTACCGCTGAGGGCATAGATGATAACATCCGGGTTATTGCCGTGTCCCCTGATGGCACGGTGTGGGCTACAGGCACAGAATACGGTGACAGTGGCCCCACTGAGCGTCTTTACCGCTTTGACGGAGAAACCTGGACTGTTGTTGATGCTTTGGAAAGTAATAGAGTCACATCCATCGCTGTAGCTCCCGATGGTTCGGTTTATTTTGGCATTGAGCATGGCGGCATTTCCCACTTTGATGGGACAAACTGGCACACTTATACCGAGAAAGATGGCCTGGCGCACGATAACGTTCGATCCGTTGCTGCAGCTCCTGATGGTGTCCTGTGGGTGGGTACTGTTGCAGGTCTCGCGCGTTTTGATGGAGAAAGCTGGGACATTTACACTACTGCCGATGGTTTGCCCAGCGATGACATAACCCTCATTACCGTAGCCCCCGACGGTGCGCTGTGGATTACCGGTTTAGGTCACGATGGTGTCTCTCACTGCACATCGACGGTGGGTGCTGTACAGCCGGTCTCTACCCCAGCTTCCTCCAACCATCCCCCCCAAATTTTAGACTATGCGACGATCAATACCGTCAAAAACAACTCGCTTGGCGAAATCGTGGGCGTCACGACTAACATGGTCATCCTCGCCTCTGATCGGGATGGAGACCCGCTGACCTATACCTGGACGGCCAGTAACGGTTCAATCACCGGGGACGGTCAAACAGGCCTTTGGCAGCGAGAATTGACTGATGACGGTCGCCTAAAGAGTGGAACCGCCACAGTCATTATCACGGATGGTCGTGGGGGTCAGGCAAAGCACACGTTTTCTGATGAATAAATTTTGTAGTCGCTCCGCTGCCAGCAGTTTGCCCTGCACCACGGCCAGCAAATCGTCCACATTCAATGGTTTGGGCAGGTAGTCATCCGCGCCCAACGATTTGGCGTAACGAATATCGCTGTCCAGGGTACGACCACTCATCAAGATGACCGGGGTGAGTAGCAGGTGAAGATCAGAGGCATTCTTGATCCGCTGGCACAGTTCATAACCGTTTCATCAAACACTTCCCCGATAGCGTGTCAAACGCCTGTCTATGACTATCCTCAATTCCCAGGTTTGTCTTTTTTACTACGTCGAGTAGAATTCGTAATGACAAAACGTTTGGTTAGCACGAACATTTGTGATTTGTAAATCCCAGTATTCGTGCTATGATTCATACCAGAACTCTTGTTCTTATTGGGATAACCAATGACCGAGACATTACCCAGCACCGTTCCCGACAAATTACAACCCCACAACGTGGAAGCCGAAGAAGCGGTTTTAGGCTCGCTATTAATTGACCCCGACGCTATTATCCGCATTGCCACGTTTTTAGCCCCCACCGACTTTTACGTTGAACGGCATAACTGGATATACGAGGCCATTCGCGACCTGCACGAGCGCCGTGAACCGGCGGACATGGTCACCCTGACCGACGAACTTGAACGGCGGGGACAACTCAACGAGATCGGCGGCCCGGCCTATCTTACCGGCCTGATCAATGCCACGCCCACTTCCATCCACGTTGAATACTACGCTCGCATCATCGAGCGCACCGCCGTGCTGCGCCGCTTGATTGAGGCCGCCGGGCAAATTGCTCGCCTGGCTTACCAGGATACCGAGGATGTAGATGAAGTGGTGGACCGCGCCGAAGAGATCATTTTTGGCGTTTCGGCCCGGCGCGTTGACCACGATTTGCGCCACATTCGCAACGTATTGGACAAATATTACGACCGTATTGAATACCTGTATCAGCACCGGGGCGAGATGATCGGCGTGCCTACCGGCCTGGCCGATTTGGACAAACTGCTGGGCGGCTTGCAGCGCTCAGACATGGTGGTGCTGGCTGGCCGGCCGGGGATGGGCAAAACCTCTTTGGGTTTGAGCATTGCTTTACAGGCCGCCCGTCGTATGCAAAAACGAGTAGCCATCTTCAGCCTGGAAATGAGCGACGAGCAGTTGGTGCAGCGCCTGATTTCCGCCGAAACCGGCATTGACAGCCAGCGGCTGCGACTGGGCGATATTAAAGAGGACGAGTGGCCCACTTTTATCCAGGCCACCAATCTGCTGTCCGGCACGTCTGTTTTTATTGACGATACCCCGGCCATCTCCGCCCTTGAACTACGCTCCAAGGCCCGCCGCCTGCATGCCGAACACGGTCTGGATTTGCTCATTGTGGATTATCTACAATTGATGCGCGGCGATTCCCGCAGCGAGAATCGCCAGCAGGAAATCAGCTTCATCTCTCGCTCCATCAAAGCCCTGGCCCGGGAGTTGAACATTCCTATTCTGGCCCTCAGCCAATTATCGCGCCAGGTTGAGTCCAGGCACGATAAACGGCCGATGTTATCAGATTTGAGAGAATCCGGCTCAATAGAACAAGACGCCGACGTGGTTTTGTTCATTTATCGCGACGAACTCTATAATCCCGATACCGAATTTCCCAACATCGCCGAACTCATTGTCAGCAAACACCGTTCCGGGCCAACCGGCATCTTTTCGGTTTACTTCAAAAAGCACCTGGCTCAATTTGTGGATTTGGAAGTCCAGCGCCAACCGTTGGAGTATTAAAGAACAATGGAAAAATTCAACGGCTTTCCGGCAGGGGAATTACGTTTTACTTCGGTGCCGGACCTGTTTTTTGCCCGGCTATTGCCTCAAATTGACAGCCTGGTGGAACTCAAGGTAATGCTGCATTTTATGTGGGTGCATTATCGCCAGGCGCGCCAGGCCATCTCGCGCAATGAGTTGTTAACCGACGAAACCCTGGTGCGCAGTTTGGCTTTGTTAGATGAGGATGTGGAACAGACCCTCACCCAGGGCCTGAACCGGGCAGTGCAGCGCGGCGCCCTCCTGCACGCCCAGCTTGAAGATGAAACCGGCCGGCAAGACCTTTACCTGCTCAACAGCGAACGAGGCCGGCAGGCCCTGGCCAAATTTGAAGCCGGAGAGTTGGGCGTGGTGGCCACCAGCGGGGCAGAAATGGCCGCGCCGGCCAAACGGCCCAACATCTTTGAACTGTACGAAGACAACATTGGCCTGATCTCGCCCATTTTGGCCGATGAACTGAAAGACGCCGAAGCCACCTATCCGCCCCAGTGGATTGAGGATGCCTTCAAAATTGCCGTTGAAAATAACGTGCGTCGCTGGAGTTACATTCGCGCAATTTTAGAAAGAATGGCCGTTGCCGGCCGGGATGATAAAACAGATGAAAAGCCGGGTAAATCCTGGTACACCGACGAAGAATTTAGGGAATTAATTCAACATTAGTTTTACATTAGTAAACAGGTTATGCGCCGGCCCGCTAAATCATTAAATCGTTCAACCACTAATCCCGATGGAACGAATAGACGAAATCTTACAACGACATACCTCAGCGCCACCCGCTGCCACAGACGATAACAACCCCCAGGCGTCATCGTCGTCTGAGCAAGAGTGGTTATGCCCCATTTGCGGCGGAACCGGCTATCTGCGCCAGAATGTGCCGGTGGGACACCCCAACTTTGGCAAACTGATCGAGTGCCAATGCCGTCAGGCCGAGCGAGAAACTCGCCGCCTGAATGTTTTGCGGGCG comes from the Anaerolineae bacterium genome and includes:
- a CDS encoding PD40 domain-containing protein, which encodes MKITAFFRRHISILIVSVLVLASLACSLTAGETPITESPQVASATTIPARSEPVPPGEGGDLMAFTSGGDIYVMPVGGADFQPLTGSLIMMTLEGEQGVRLLTDNDGDLRWDPAWSPDGSQIAFVSESDNGDGYEIYIVEADGSNLRRLTHENHYNSSPAWSPDGSQIAFVDDITIYVMEADGSDIRRLTHVNWNGDPTWSPDGSQIAFVSDRDDGGYEIYVMDAADGNNVYRLTENDIWEKNLAWSPDGSRIAFASERDGSGNLYVMDADGSNVRHLTKDTDWVESPAWRPDRDRVVVAVAKAPTPAPTPTAPKPNPTFDCTTYTTADGLVGDYIEAITVAPDGVVWFGTREGASRFDGETWTTFTYEDGLLNYDGSLKIPGIESVPVYISSVAVATDGAVWFGGHGASRFDGQTWVTYDTIDRRTLSVESIAVAPDGVLWFGGFGVFRFDGETWTSYTTAEGIDDNIRVIAVSPDGTVWATGTEYGDSGPTERLYRFDGETWTVVDALESNRVTSIAVAPDGSVYFGIEHGGISHFDGTNWHTYTEKDGLAHDNVRSVAAAPDGVLWVGTVAGLARFDGESWDIYTTADGLPSDDITLITVAPDGALWITGLGHDGVSHCTSTVGAVQPVSTPASSNHPPQILDYATINTVKNNSLGEIVGVTTNMVILASDRDGDPLTYTWTASNGSITGDGQTGLWQRELTDDGRLKSGTATVIITDGRGGQAKHTFSDE
- the dnaB gene encoding replicative DNA helicase; translated protein: MTETLPSTVPDKLQPHNVEAEEAVLGSLLIDPDAIIRIATFLAPTDFYVERHNWIYEAIRDLHERREPADMVTLTDELERRGQLNEIGGPAYLTGLINATPTSIHVEYYARIIERTAVLRRLIEAAGQIARLAYQDTEDVDEVVDRAEEIIFGVSARRVDHDLRHIRNVLDKYYDRIEYLYQHRGEMIGVPTGLADLDKLLGGLQRSDMVVLAGRPGMGKTSLGLSIALQAARRMQKRVAIFSLEMSDEQLVQRLISAETGIDSQRLRLGDIKEDEWPTFIQATNLLSGTSVFIDDTPAISALELRSKARRLHAEHGLDLLIVDYLQLMRGDSRSENRQQEISFISRSIKALARELNIPILALSQLSRQVESRHDKRPMLSDLRESGSIEQDADVVLFIYRDELYNPDTEFPNIAELIVSKHRSGPTGIFSVYFKKHLAQFVDLEVQRQPLEY
- a CDS encoding DnaD domain protein, whose protein sequence is MEKFNGFPAGELRFTSVPDLFFARLLPQIDSLVELKVMLHFMWVHYRQARQAISRNELLTDETLVRSLALLDEDVEQTLTQGLNRAVQRGALLHAQLEDETGRQDLYLLNSERGRQALAKFEAGELGVVATSGAEMAAPAKRPNIFELYEDNIGLISPILADELKDAEATYPPQWIEDAFKIAVENNVRRWSYIRAILERMAVAGRDDKTDEKPGKSWYTDEEFRELIQH